The Cellvibrio zantedeschiae genomic sequence TGGGTTTGGGCATAATTCCTTTGGGGGAGGTCACTCGCCAATTTGTGGATGAAGCCGGGCGTTTGAACCAGTTCTTGGCACAAGTTGCCGATCAAGTCATTTTTACGGTTGCAGGTTTGCCGCTAGTATTGAAACAAGCCTAATGAAAAATTATTCGCAAACATGTTTCAGCGGTTCCCGAGGAAGACTGCTATGAAAGCACGCTATTTCAGTTTTGTTCGCCACGGCAAGGTCGAGGGCCCGGCAGCGCTTTATGGCAAAACTGATATAGCTTCCAGTATTCGCGGGCGGCAAGAATTAATAGCAGGGCTGGAACGATTGCATCAAGAAACGCCCATAGATTTTATTTTTAGCTCGCCACTACAGCGTTGCGCACAAACGGCAGAAGAATTCGCCACCCACCATTTACTGCCCATATTCCTGGAACCTGATTTACAAGAATGTGATTTTGGCGATTGGGATGGAGTAGATTTCAATGCATTACAAAACCAATGGCCTGCATTGGAAAAATTTTGGCAATCACCATTAGATATCTCACCGCCTCAGGGTGAAAACTTGCAAACATTTTATAACCGAATTAATACAAGTTGGCAGGATATTCAAACACAGCAATACTGTGATCACACATTAATTCTGTGCCACGGTGGCACTATACGTATGGTGCTAGCAGCGTTGTTAAAAATTCCGCTGGAGTCGCCGCTGTTTGCACAACTACGAATTGATTATTGTTCACATACACGGATAGAAGTTAGCGATGCTGCGGGGGCAAAACCTATTGTTCGCTGGATAGGTGCACCGCTTTAACAAGCATTAATTTATTATTGTTATGTTGAATTGTTGAAAGTCTACTATGAGTGGGAGTCGTCATCCTCGCGTAGCGGGGATCCACGGGGCTGGCCACCCAGTTGTTAAAAATCTAAATCAAAAGCTGGATCCCCGCTACGCGAGGATGACGACTCCCTACTAAATAAACTACCACTCAATTCCCTTCTGCGCTTTCACACCAGAATCAAACGCGTGCTTGATAGCTTTCACTTCACTAAATGTATCTGCCAAATCTTCCAAATATTTTTTAGCACCACGCCCGGTGATAATGACATTTTGACTAATGGGACGATTCTCAATTGCGCTGACTACTTTGTCTTTGTCGAGATATTTATAGTTGAGCATATAAGTTAATTCATCCATCAAGACCAAATGAATTTCCGGATCATTAAATATATGTTCACATTCAGCCCATACTTGCTCTGCCGCCGCTTTATCCTGCTCGGCATTTTGGGTTTCCCAGGTAAAGCCTGTGCCCATGACAAAATATTCGAGTTTTGGATTTTCTCCACGAAAAACACTTTCCGTTAGAAAATTCTTTTCGCCACATTCCCAAGTACCTTTAATAAATTGCACTATGGCGACTTTATAGCCATGACCTAAACAGCGCAAAGCCGTACCAAAACCGGAACTACTTTTTCCTTTGCCATCGCCAGTCAACACAATTACTACACCGCGATCCTCTGTAGCGCGAGCAATTTTTGCATCCACAATTTCTTTGCGCTGCTGCATACGCTCCTGATGGCGTTTAGCTTTTTCGTCGGTCATGGAATAGCTCCTGAAAAATCACATTATAAAAAAGGCGCGATAAACGCGCCCTTAGTTTTACGCTGCTAAAACTTAAAAACGGTAAGTTGCATGCGCGCTGTAGGTCTGTTTAGGTTGCGGATACAAATAAGTACCTCTCCAACTTGTACCTTCGTAATCTGAATATTTTTCACCGGTCAGGTTCTTAACACGCAAACCTAATTCCAGCGCATTAATGTCCCACAAAATATTAAGATTAAACAAGGTTACAGGGTCAACCTGATCTTGGCTATTGGCATTATCACCCACTAAATAACGGCTGCCGATGTAATTGGCATCAATACTGACGTTAATGTTTTTAATAAAAGTAAATACAATACCTAAGTTCGCAGTGTTTTTGGCAACATAGGGAACAGCTTTATCTTTAAAGCTACCCGAGGTTAATTCTGCATCGGTGTAAGTGTAGTTACCGTGCAAGCCGACTTGTTCGCTTAATTGCACCTCACCATCAAACAACAAACCCTGACGCTCAGATTCTGGCAAGTTGATATTGGCACCATATGCGCCCGCCATAGGGTCATACATAATTTCGTTATCAACCACCATATTGAACAAACTGTATTTTACGCTGGCAGATTCTGCTGTCCACGCCAAACCCAATTCTTGTGATTTACTGGTTTGCACTTCAAGGAAATCTACATCTGGCTCAACAAAACCATTTTCATCTGCATTTGCAAAACGGAAACCATCTGCATAGCGGCCAAACACACGCCAATTAGAATCAATTTGATAATTAATACCAAACTCGCCGATATTGACTGAATCGCTATGCTTGTTCGACAAAGCACGATTTTTATCATCAACACTCGCGTGACGCAAACCAGCATTCAAAGTTACCGTTTTAGTCGCGGGATAAATAACCTGGGCATAAACGTCTTGCTGTTTTTGTGAAATGTCAGTGTAGCCATCTTCAGTAGAGTAATCCGCATCTACCTGATCATAACCGAAAGTAATGACTGCATTACCATTTGCGGTTGGCAATGAACCCACAAGACGCGGAGTAAGATTTTTTACGCGCATTTCATAGGCATTACCGTAAGGATAATAACCGTCAGTTTTGTCGTAATCTTCGTAAAGGTATTCACCGGTTTCATCGCGATCTGAATATTCAGCTAACAATGACCAGTTATCCAAAAACTTAACTTCGCCGCCAACGCGACTCAAATCTGTATCTTGATTCGAGTAATCGTCCGGAGTGTTAGAGTGACGTGGATTTTTAACTGCATCTTTTGCCAACAAATTACCTGGTAAACCTAACTCATCTTCAATTTTTTGCTTTTCAATAAATACATTGCCGAGCTCAAAATCGTAAGCAATTTTTCCCAACACATTGGTCACTTCTGAACGGTTGTTTTCACGGTAGTTATCAAGCTCACGCTTTTGCGCACTCAGGTTATAGCTCAAACCATTATTAAAACCCTGGCTTACACTCGCCGTGTAATTTTTCAAATCGTAATTGCCAGATTCTGCGCTAACAACTGCATTCAAATCGCCAGCTTTAGCTTTGCGCGTAATGATATTAATTACACCACCTACGGCTTGATCACCGTAAAGAACGCCTGCACTACCCTGTACAATTTCAACGCGTTCAACATCCTTCACTGCGACTGTATTTAACGCAGGACCTGCAAGACTTGGATTATTTAATTTACGTCCATCAACCAATACCAAGGTATTGCTGGATGCATTAGCGGAAAAACCACGCATAGCAACAGTTACGTTGCGGCCGCCACTGCCATCCAAATCCTGAATCTGAATCCCTGCTTGCGTGCGCAAAATTTCTGTAATCGTAGTTGCACCGCTCAAACGAATTTGCTCGGCATCAATCACTTTAATTTGCGTAGCCACGGGCATAGCTGGGCCTTCGCTACGGGTAGCACTCACCACAACCGTTTCGATTTTTTCATCGACAGCAAAAGCTGAGGGGATAAACGCGATTGACAATAAAGCCGCGCTAATAGGCGTTAATGCGAAAGATTTGAAAGACATAATTTCCTCAATCCAAAAAAATGGGATGAGGGAGGGGAAGCGGGAATAATGCGCGAGACTAATTTTACACAGCCCCGTAAAACACAGAATTTCCACCGATGTTGCCCTCCGCGACATCGTGAATATAGGGTTTTGAGGCTGGTATCGGACTTATTACCTGAATAAAACAGGCCTATTTACCGTTGCGGGGGCAGTGTTGGCTTTGCTACATCTATGAGCGCACCAAACTTCCCATTTAATTTGACCCTTGCTGTCGCTGAAAAAAGCAGCGATTTGGCACGTCAAACACCTCGGCGCGCAGGGTAAGAGTTTGAAGAGAGCGAGTCAAGCAGAAATACTATTTAGCCGGTTTGCGTTTTATATATACGGTTCGATGAACACGTGCCACCAACTTCTGATCGGCACCAAATATTTCTACCACAAATTCTGGCAGATATTTTTCTCCATCAGCAGTTGCTGCGCGGATTTCTGCAATTTTTTCTTCGGTGAGAGTGAATTTTGCGGTGACGTGTGTACGACCGGGGGAAATAAAATCAATCTCGGCTTTTTTATCCCACACATAATAATCGCGCCCCAGATTTTCCATGAGCATCAACATGTACCAAGGGTCGGTCATGGCGAATAAGTTGCCGCCAAATTGCGTGCGAACATTGTTGCGGTTGTACCAACGCAATTTTAAAGCAATTTCTATTTCGCGAAAGTTATTGGTGATGCGCGTTACTTTGATGGCGTTAAAAAACAAAGGTGGCCATAAATTAATGATGTGTCGCAGAGTATTGGCTTTCATACTATTGGCCTTTATAAATGCGCAACGCGGTTAGTGGGAATAATAACGACGCCATCATCGCGGCAATCCACATGAGCAGTTACACCATATACCTTTGCAAGATTTTCTGGTGTGAGTACCTTTACGGGCTCACCTTCTGCAACCAGCTTACCGTGATGCATTAAAATCAAGCGCGAACAAAAACGCGCTGCCAAACTTAAATCATGTAGCGCTGCAATAACTGCCCCGCCCTGCTGCGCGTGGGATTGTAGCAATTCCATAATGTGCAATTGGTGATATACATCCAAGGCCGCAATGGGCTCATCTGCCAGAATCAATTTGGGATTGCCCGCAAAAACACGAGCCAATAATGCACGCTGTAATTCACCGCCCGATAATTCTGTTACCGGGCGCTCCGCCAATGTGTGAATATCTGTCATGGTTAACGCATGTTGAATGGCAGCTTCATCTTCAGCACTGCTATTGACCGCAGAATTCCAGGGCGAGCGGCCAAGTGCAACCAGATTTTTTACGCTCAAAGGCCACGCAGGTGTTTCATGCTGCGCGAGGTAAGCCATAAAACGCGCGCGAACTTGCGCGGGAATTTTTTCTACCAAGGTGGGAATATTTTGCGGTGCGAGACTGACCTCGCCTGATTTTGGTTTTACCAAAGCAGCAAGCATGCGCAAGAGCGAACTTTTGCCAGCACCGTTAGGGCCGATCAAACCAACAAACTCACCAGCCTCAACATGCATAGTCATGTGCTCAACAACTGTTTTGTTGCCAAGGCTCAGGGATAAATTACTTGCCGATAAATAATTCATGTTAAATCCAACGCGAACGCGTTTTTAAAATTAACATTAAAAAGAATGGCCCACCCACCAATGAAGTAACCACACCTAATTTTAATTCGCGTGCAACATCTAGTTGCCGCACTAAAATATCTGCACCTAGTACCAAAAGCGCACCGCCTAAAGCACTGGCAATTAAAAGTCGCCCTGGTGTATGGCCAACCAATGGCCGCAATAAATGCGGCACCACCAAACCGACAAAACCAATACTGCCGCTCACAGCAACTGATGCGCCCACACACAAGGCCAAACCCGCTAATAGTAAATTGCGTTCTCGCAATGGACTAAAGCCCAAGGTTGAAGCCGTTTCTTCGCCAAGACTTAGCGCATTTAAAAAACGGTAGCGACTTAATAATAAAACCCAACCCACAATAATAAAGGGCGCAGCTATGTAAACGTGATGTATGTTGCGATTGGCGAGCGAGCCCATCAACCAAAAAACAATTTCCTGCATGGCAAATAAACTGGGTGCAAAATTCAATGCAACGCCAATCATGGCCCCAGCGATTGCATTAATCGCAACGCCCGCCAAAATTAATGAAAGTACACTACTGCGAAAACCTGCTAATAAATACACCAGCACCAAGGCAACCAAAGCACCGAGAATGGCAGCAACAGGTAATAAATACCAAACGCTAGTTGCCAAACCAAAATACAACACTAATACAGCACCAAATGCGGCACCACTGGAAACACCTAAAATCCCTGGTTCCGCCAACGGGTTGCGCAAAAAGCCTTGCATAGCTGCGCCCGCCAAACCCAAAGTTGCACCCACCAAAATAGCCAGCAGAACACGGGGTAAGCGAATTTCCCACACAACGGTTTGATGCAACGACGGTGTGTGACTCAACAAATCTTTTATCGCCTGAACGACTGATATTGATGCATTACCCATAGTGAGCGAAAAAATAAATGTCGCCACCACACCAAACGCAAGCAATGAAATCAAAATTGGAAATGAATTTTTTTGCACGTGAGTTCCTTGTTATCAGTAAGGCAAGCTTTTGCGCTGCTGCATTAGACTTTCAATCGCATCTGCCGCGACAGGTGCCACACAGGATAAGGTAGATGGCAAGCGAATAATTTTTACATGATTGCTGCGCAAGGCAGGATGCTCCACATACTCTTGCGCGAGCGAAAATGCCTGCACATCAGAGGCTTCAAGAATAATTACTTTAGGTTGGGCGAGAATAAGTTCTTCTAAATCCAGCTGCCGAAATCCAACAATATTTTTATCGAGAGCGAGATTATGAAAACCGGCGCGCGTCATTAATTCATTTTCTACCGTATCGCTACCTATCACCACGCCATTGGATGAATACCAAAAACCGGGAACAGGTTTTATTGTTTTCCGTGCTTCATCTAACTGTGCCAATTTTTGCTCCAGTTCTTGCGCCATAACTTCTGCTTCTGCTGGTCGGCTAACCAAATCGCCAAAACGACGAATGTGGGTGGATATATCATCCAGGTTGCGCGGCAAATCCAACAGCTCTACGCGAAAATTCAACTGTTTTAATAACGCCCTGAGATCAGACGACGTAAAAGTGCCCGCCAAAACC encodes the following:
- a CDS encoding histidine phosphatase family protein, yielding MKARYFSFVRHGKVEGPAALYGKTDIASSIRGRQELIAGLERLHQETPIDFIFSSPLQRCAQTAEEFATHHLLPIFLEPDLQECDFGDWDGVDFNALQNQWPALEKFWQSPLDISPPQGENLQTFYNRINTSWQDIQTQQYCDHTLILCHGGTIRMVLAALLKIPLESPLFAQLRIDYCSHTRIEVSDAAGAKPIVRWIGAPL
- the cobO gene encoding cob(I)yrinic acid a,c-diamide adenosyltransferase, whose product is MTDEKAKRHQERMQQRKEIVDAKIARATEDRGVVIVLTGDGKGKSSSGFGTALRCLGHGYKVAIVQFIKGTWECGEKNFLTESVFRGENPKLEYFVMGTGFTWETQNAEQDKAAAEQVWAECEHIFNDPEIHLVLMDELTYMLNYKYLDKDKVVSAIENRPISQNVIITGRGAKKYLEDLADTFSEVKAIKHAFDSGVKAQKGIEW
- a CDS encoding TonB-dependent receptor; this encodes MSFKSFALTPISAALLSIAFIPSAFAVDEKIETVVVSATRSEGPAMPVATQIKVIDAEQIRLSGATTITEILRTQAGIQIQDLDGSGGRNVTVAMRGFSANASSNTLVLVDGRKLNNPSLAGPALNTVAVKDVERVEIVQGSAGVLYGDQAVGGVINIITRKAKAGDLNAVVSAESGNYDLKNYTASVSQGFNNGLSYNLSAQKRELDNYRENNRSEVTNVLGKIAYDFELGNVFIEKQKIEDELGLPGNLLAKDAVKNPRHSNTPDDYSNQDTDLSRVGGEVKFLDNWSLLAEYSDRDETGEYLYEDYDKTDGYYPYGNAYEMRVKNLTPRLVGSLPTANGNAVITFGYDQVDADYSTEDGYTDISQKQQDVYAQVIYPATKTVTLNAGLRHASVDDKNRALSNKHSDSVNIGEFGINYQIDSNWRVFGRYADGFRFANADENGFVEPDVDFLEVQTSKSQELGLAWTAESASVKYSLFNMVVDNEIMYDPMAGAYGANINLPESERQGLLFDGEVQLSEQVGLHGNYTYTDAELTSGSFKDKAVPYVAKNTANLGIVFTFIKNINVSIDANYIGSRYLVGDNANSQDQVDPVTLFNLNILWDINALELGLRVKNLTGEKYSDYEGTSWRGTYLYPQPKQTYSAHATYRF
- a CDS encoding DUF4442 domain-containing protein, which produces MKANTLRHIINLWPPLFFNAIKVTRITNNFREIEIALKLRWYNRNNVRTQFGGNLFAMTDPWYMLMLMENLGRDYYVWDKKAEIDFISPGRTHVTAKFTLTEEKIAEIRAATADGEKYLPEFVVEIFGADQKLVARVHRTVYIKRKPAK
- a CDS encoding ABC transporter ATP-binding protein, which produces MNYLSASNLSLSLGNKTVVEHMTMHVEAGEFVGLIGPNGAGKSSLLRMLAALVKPKSGEVSLAPQNIPTLVEKIPAQVRARFMAYLAQHETPAWPLSVKNLVALGRSPWNSAVNSSAEDEAAIQHALTMTDIHTLAERPVTELSGGELQRALLARVFAGNPKLILADEPIAALDVYHQLHIMELLQSHAQQGGAVIAALHDLSLAARFCSRLILMHHGKLVAEGEPVKVLTPENLAKVYGVTAHVDCRDDGVVIIPTNRVAHL
- a CDS encoding FecCD family ABC transporter permease, with protein sequence MQKNSFPILISLLAFGVVATFIFSLTMGNASISVVQAIKDLLSHTPSLHQTVVWEIRLPRVLLAILVGATLGLAGAAMQGFLRNPLAEPGILGVSSGAAFGAVLVLYFGLATSVWYLLPVAAILGALVALVLVYLLAGFRSSVLSLILAGVAINAIAGAMIGVALNFAPSLFAMQEIVFWLMGSLANRNIHHVYIAAPFIIVGWVLLLSRYRFLNALSLGEETASTLGFSPLRERNLLLAGLALCVGASVAVSGSIGFVGLVVPHLLRPLVGHTPGRLLIASALGGALLVLGADILVRQLDVARELKLGVVTSLVGGPFFLMLILKTRSRWI
- a CDS encoding ABC transporter substrate-binding protein, encoding MRNIRFVLAFALTFFSFIQATCAEEVVTAQRIVSINLCLDALLIKLVEPARVDSLYYLSANPQFSSVAEQAKKYNLNRGLAEDIVPRNPDLVLAGTFTSSDLRALLKQLNFRVELLDLPRNLDDISTHIRRFGDLVSRPAEAEVMAQELEQKLAQLDEARKTIKPVPGFWYSSNGVVIGSDTVENELMTRAGFHNLALDKNIVGFRQLDLEELILAQPKVIILEASDVQAFSLAQEYVEHPALRSNHVKIIRLPSTLSCVAPVAADAIESLMQQRKSLPY